The region TCTTATGTCATCCATATCCTCAGCAGAATTAAATTTATATTTTTCTAGGATTTCAAAAAGCTGAAAGGAAGTAAGATAAATTACCGTATGTGCATGATCCATCAGTTCTTTTGCGATACAATTTGTTAGAAAAGTTTTTCCTACACCAGTATTCCCGTAAATCAAAAGATTTTGATAGCTTGTATCAAATTGATTTATGAATTTCTTAGTTTCTGTTACGACTCTCTTAATATTTTCAAGGGGCGTTAACTTTGTAGTTTCATCATAGTAATCATCTGCGTAGTAATCATAAGAGAAAATTGAAAAATTTTCATATTGAACGGAATCTCTTACGTTTGATTGATGATAGAGAATGTCTACAATCGCTTGTTTAAAACAGTGGCATTTTTCATTTTCAATATAACCGGTGTCCATACAATCCGGACAGGTATACCACATTGTTAAATAATGATTTGGATAACCGGCTTTTCTAAGGAGCTCTTGCTTTTTCAAAGAAAGCGTTTCGTTTCGTTCCTTTAAATGATTAAGTGCGGTCTCATTGCCTGAGAGAGAGAGTTTGGCACTTTGAATCGAACCATTGATGATTTCTTCATCAATCAATGTAAGCTCCGGAATCTTTGCATAAACTTCTTCCTTCCTTTTTTTCAGTTCATACTGATTTTGCAGCCTTCGATTATCGTATTCTCTTAATATGGTATTGTACTGATAGTTTTTCAGTGCCATTAAAATCCTCCATTCGTCACCAATCCGTGAACTTGGGCAACAGCACAAATTCACGGATTGGCGAAAGCACAAATTTGCAAGTGAATCATTTTTTATTACTTCCCATTATGAACGATTATTTAAAAGACGTTGCTCCATTGAGAGAAAATCCTCTTCGGAGTACTTTCTTTGAGGAAATGCATTAAATCGGTTGTTTGCAGTAGGTTGTTTTGTGGATGCAGCTTGTTTATTCGCTGCGGAAAGGGCGGATTGTTTTGCATGTGCTTCATCTAATTTTACAATATCAGCGTCGCAGGTGACTCCCTTTTTATACCAGTTCTCAAGTATTTTGTCAGCATATTTAAAGTCTGGTTTCCCTGTTGCTAACATGGTACGATTACAAGCTTCCTCTATAATATTAATATCAAAGCAAAACTCATGAAACCAACGATGCATAAACTTTTTTTCAATAGTTCCTGGAGCTCTATTTAAACCAAATGCCTTGTTGATGGAATTATAATTATTGTTGTAAGAAAGTGTTGCAGCATCAGCTTTTTCAACAGTGTCAATTCCTTCTTCTGCCCAGGAAATCGCTACCGTCTCGATATAGCTTGCACTCCTTTTATTCTTTGATACGCAGTACTCATAGAGATAAAAGATTAATTCAGCGGAAAATCCAACGCTTTCATATAAAAACAGAATTAATTGAACGTCAGTTGATTTTAATAAACGCTCTAACAATCGTTCTACTGTATTCATAATCCACTTCACTTCTTCCATCTCAGTAAGCGCTTTGATCTGTGCCTCGGAGTAGTTTGGTTTATGAATGGTAGTTGCTTTTGAATTATCCTGTTCTTTCGCTGCTGCCTCTGTTACTGCTGTCTGCTCCATAACCTCTTGTGTGATAGAAGGCAAAGTTTCCTCTGTATTTAGATTATCGTTGGATGGAAAAGTAAATGTTATAGCAGTTATTTGACGATTTGCTGCCCTAGTTATAATAAGCAATTGCTCCTTTTCCCAATAACGGATTGCACGTTCAATATCCTTTTCGGTCTCATCTAATTTTTCAGCCAAGTAAGAAAGTGAAGTTTCTAAGGAAGGATCCTGAAAACAACGAAGTAGATAGAGATATATTTTTACGAAGGTACCATTGGCACGTGGCATGTATTCATCTAAAAATCTATTGGAAATTACAGTGATTCCTGCATCTGTGGTTGAAAAGAAAGAAATTTTACTCATAAATTGCCTCCAAGCTATATGAAATAAAAACCTTTTGGGTTGAAGTGAATTTCTTCAACCTATCCCCACTTTATGTAATATTATAAAATGTGCGGAGATTTTTAGAGGTTTCTATGTTGGTCTACCCTTGTTGCATGCACATTATAGCATACAAAAATTAAGAATGAAATAGGTCTTTTTGGAAGGAGGAGGGAATCAGATAAAATGTGAATTATGTGGATAATGTGGATAAAGCAGTGGATGAATTTTAGGGAAAAATGGGACATGCTTAAAAAAGTGGCTTAAACAAAGGGTTTTTACGAAACGAGTCGTTTCTTGTAGAATTTTAAGAAAATATAGAAAAATCCACAACCCTATCGGATAATAAATGTTGATAAGGTTGTGGATAATGTGGATAACTATTTCTGAAGTAGAGATTCTCCAATAGATACAACGTCTCCGGCGCCCATGGTTATCAACAAGTCACCGTTGGTACAATGTTCTAATAAAAATTTTTCTATTTCTGCAAAATCTGAAATATAGTAAGCTTCTTTCCCTATTTTAAGTAATTCGTTTTGTATATCCTTAGATGAAATATCACCTGGATTCTCTTCTCTTGCTGCATAGATATCAGCAAGGACTATTTTGTCAGCAAGTGCAAGCGCTGTTGTAAAATCATGAAAAAAGGATTTTGTTCGTGTGTAAGTGTGCGGTTGGAAGACACACCAAATATCTTTATGAGGATAGGATGCTGCAGCGATTAAGGTTGCTTTAATCTCCGAAGGATGGTGGGCATAATCATCTACAATTGTAATTCCATTTAGTACACCCTTACGCTCAAAGCGTCGTTCGGTTCCCTTATAAGCTAAAAGTGCCTTCTTAATTGCAGACATAGTACCACCAAGGGTATCTACAAGAGAAATTGCTGCTAACGAGTTTAATACATTGTGATCACCAATTACAGCCAGATTAATACGGTCTACAAACTTACCATGCTTATA is a window of Lachnoclostridium phytofermentans ISDg DNA encoding:
- a CDS encoding DnaD domain-containing protein, whose product is MSKISFFSTTDAGITVISNRFLDEYMPRANGTFVKIYLYLLRCFQDPSLETSLSYLAEKLDETEKDIERAIRYWEKEQLLIITRAANRQITAITFTFPSNDNLNTEETLPSITQEVMEQTAVTEAAAKEQDNSKATTIHKPNYSEAQIKALTEMEEVKWIMNTVERLLERLLKSTDVQLILFLYESVGFSAELIFYLYEYCVSKNKRSASYIETVAISWAEEGIDTVEKADAATLSYNNNYNSINKAFGLNRAPGTIEKKFMHRWFHEFCFDINIIEEACNRTMLATGKPDFKYADKILENWYKKGVTCDADIVKLDEAHAKQSALSAANKQAASTKQPTANNRFNAFPQRKYSEEDFLSMEQRLLNNRS
- a CDS encoding ATP-binding protein, whose translation is MALKNYQYNTILREYDNRRLQNQYELKKRKEEVYAKIPELTLIDEEIINGSIQSAKLSLSGNETALNHLKERNETLSLKKQELLRKAGYPNHYLTMWYTCPDCMDTGYIENEKCHCFKQAIVDILYHQSNVRDSVQYENFSIFSYDYYADDYYDETTKLTPLENIKRVVTETKKFINQFDTSYQNLLIYGNTGVGKTFLTNCIAKELMDHAHTVIYLTSFQLFEILEKYKFNSAEDMDDIRNQFDYILDCDLLIIDDIGTEMNNTFINSQLYQCINERHLRQNSTVISTNLSFDQLKTNYSERIFSRISSNYLLLKIVGDDIRLQKLLKKHSKS